GTTAAGTTTTTCTAAAAAAGACTGTTTTCTAACTCAAATTAAGTCAGCTTGCTTATAAATAAAGCCATAAAGCACAATAAATACAGAAACTTAGTCACTAATATACTTCAAGTGAGTCGTTAAAATTTTCAGTGCTTTTTTTTACTGTTTAGTACCGATAAGAAACAAAACTGACTAATATTTGTTAATTTATTGAACTTTTTTGAAGCACTAATTTGACATCACTACCGTAAATGCATAAACCTAGATGGTGAGTGCAGCGGGTTGTCTCATTAAGTGAGACAAGTTCATCATGATAGCTAAGCTATATTAAGAAACATGTTGTTCACCCCTTTTACTAAAAACCTGTAAGTCGATATGAGGATTTTTTCCATGAAAACATTTAAAAAGCTGTCTTTAGCTGTATGTGCAAGCGCCTTATTAATCCCAACTCTGTCTCAGGCTCAAGGTACTTACGAGGGTGTGGGCCCTAAAGAGGGCGACCGTGAGTTCTCCATCAGTGGTTCTGGTCAAAGCGACAAGAAATTCGATAACGGCAGTATGGGTTTGTCTGGTGAAATGGGTTGGTATTTAAATGACCAAACCGTAGCCGGTGTTCGCCAAAGTGTGGGCTGGGGTTCAGTAAGTGGCGGCAGCGATGATTGGTCAGGTGGTACTCGAGGTTATATCGATTATCACTTCGGTCAGGCTGAGTTTCGTCCCTTCGTTGGTGCTAACTTAGGTTATAAATACTATAACCACGCCAAAAACTCCGGTGTTGCAGGTTTGGAATTAGGTGCTAAGTACTACGTACTGCCTTCAACTTTCGTACAAGCGCGTGCTGAATACGGCTTCTTGTTTGATAGCAAAAACAGTGCTAAAGACAACTCGTCTAACGGTAGCTGGGAATACACAGTAGGTATGGGTTATAACTTCTAATATCCCTATTCCTATTTAGTTTAACCTTTAAGTTAAATTAATAAGCACCATAAATAGCCAGCGTCTGCTGGCTATTTATTTGTAAGTCGCTAATTAAGGTTAGGTTTCCTCACGATAAGGAGTCTCACCTTGCATACGCGCACTGTTAAGCAATACACATAAACTACTTAAAGACATAGCCACCGCTGCAATCACTGGATGGATCCAGCCAATAATAGCCATGGGGATCACACAGCCGTTATAGGCTAGCGCCCAAAACAAATTTTCATACATTAATTTTCGTGCTCGTTTTGCCAAGCGTAAACTGGTAGGTACTTGCTCGATGCCGTTAGGCAAATAAATAGCCGCCGCTAAGCCTGTGGCAGAATTAGCCTGTCCCACAGCAATTCCTAAGCCTGCCGCTGCAAGCGCTAAGCCATCATTAAGTCCATCGCCTACAAAGCATACTTTTGTTTTTCGCTCTAATGCTTCAATAAAACGATGCTTTTGCTCTGGACTACGCTCCGCGAGTACTTGAGCGGAGGGAATATTAAGACGAGAGGCAATAGCGCTACAAGCTTGTGCAGTATCGCCACTGAGTAAATAGATAGCATAATCTCGGGCTTGTAAGGTACGCAGCACGGACACCGCTTCAGGGCGCAGCGTTTCTTCAAACTCGATACAGCCTGCATACTCTCCTGCTAGGGATAAATGCAGCTGCATCCCCCCCTCGCTCACTTTGGGGATATCAACGCCTTGTTGCGCGAGCCAAGTAGCTCTGCCGGCTAACGCTAAGCCTTGAGCACTGTGCCATTGCGTGCCTAGCCCAGCTAAACTCTGACGCTCGCCACTGTCATTTAAAGCAGGTACTGCGCTAGCAGTATTGGTAATGAAATAGGCGTGAAGACCTTTAGCGACAGGGTGCACACTGTCTTGCATTATGCTGGCTGCAAGTTGTAAAAGTCGTGGTTCAGTCCATTTGTATGTTGGAATAACACGACTTACACTTGGCGTGTCGGTCGTTAAGGTGCCGGTTTTATCAAACACCACCACTTTACTATCTGCTGCTGTCTCAAGGGCGGCGGGATCTCTTAAAATAATACCGTTATTGATCATGCGCGCATGGCCCATGGTAATGACTAGCGGGATCGCCAAGCTCAGCGCACAAGGACAGCTTACAATTAATACCGCGACCGCACGTCCTAGTGCTTGGGTAATATTCAGTCCTTGAAAGAGAGATAAGGCAATCGCCAATCCGCCAGCAATCAAGATAGTGGGAATCAGCCAACGGGCAATGCGGTCTGTTAATTGTTGCAGCGCCGTTTTTTTACTTAAGACTCGACTAATAGACTGCGATAGTCGATCAATGCGTCGCTCGCCTTGCGTAGCGGTCACAATTAACGTTACGCAGCCTTCAATCAAAGTACAGCCCGCAAGTAATTCGTCACCCTCATTAAGCATTTGAGGTTCATGTTCGCCGGTTAATAAAGAAAGATCCGCCTGTCCACTCCCTGTTTCTACCACGCCATCGAGTGCTAATTGCTGCGCACTATTCAAACGGATCCTCTGCCCTAAGGTCACTTCTTCTATAGCCAGCGTGCTCTCATTGCCGTGCTCGTCAAGCACTTGCACCCGCGCTGGCATATCTTGCAAATAACGACGTACCACCTCAGAGGCCCGGCGCCGAACACTGGTATCTAAGAGGCGTGCCACCAACTGAAAAGTGATAAGCATCACTGCTGCATCAAAATAAACATGCGCCGAACCTTGGTATAACCGCCAACAAGAGATAATAACCGCAGCCCACACCGCTAGCGTAATTAAACTATCTAGCCCAGGCGAGCCGGCTATAAAGGTGCGCCAACCCACTCGATAAAAATGACTGGCAGAATAGACCAAGACCGGAAATGCAAAAAGGCCGCTAGCAAGTGCTAGCGGCCACATAAATTCAGGTTCTACTGTCCCAAAGGGTGCAAGATAAAGCAAGATGGCAGGCATCATGCTCCACATGCCAAATACCACAGCGACGGCTAAGCGTAATTGCAATTGCTTGCGCATCTTGAGTGCTTGCTCGGCACTGCGTTTAGGATCAATAGAAGTATGGAGTTGGTAACCTAAGCGCGCTACTGCGCGCTTAAGTTGATTAATATCTGGCTTTTTATCTTGCCAGCTGATCATGGCGATATCGGCGGCAAAATTCACCGCCGCATCGCTAACATTGGCTTGCCTTTTTAAGCGTGCCTCTACTGCAATAGCGCAGCTTGCACAACGCATTCCCTCTACCATTAATACCACACTGTGTGCGGGTTCGAGAGAGGATAACTCTTCCCCCTCTAATAGAGGCGACGCGCTCAAAGCCATTGCATTATGGTTTGCCAAAGGTTTCTACTAGCTCCTCTTCAGACCAAGGACCGCGCTCTCCAAAACGCTCCACGTGCTCGTCAACTAAGGCAGGCTCTACCGCACTGCCATCATTTCCCCACTCGCTTCTAACATGACTGAGTACAGCGGCAATCTCTTCATTAGATAAGGTCGCACTAAAGTTGGGCATCACACCGGCATAACTGGTGCCCGCTACCTCAATGGCACCTTGTAGGCCATCATGAACAATGGAGACAGCAATCGCTGGGTCTGCCAATAGCCATTCACTACCCGCTAAGGGTGGAAAGGCCCCAGGAATACCCATACCGGTGGCTTGGTGGCAGGCGCTACAGTTCGCACTATAAATAGCGCCCCCATCCGGCCCACCTCCCGCATCTGCGCCAGTTTCTGCTACCACAGGCACACTACGACTATCCCCACCTAACATAGGTTTGCCTATTTGCCATGCATAATAGCCCACCCCCCAGACGATTAAACACACGATCCATACAATGACTAGCTTAGGGACTCCGCGAGCGCCTTCTTCCGGTTCGGGAGCTTCGCGGCGTTGCGCGCGATGTTCATCTTGACTCATCATCTACTCCTTATCTGCATCTGGCTTAGGCTCTGACTGCGGTAATGTCGGAGCCGGATAGGTATGATCTAGTGATAATAAGTAAGCAACAAGGGCTTTCGCTTCTTCTGTTGCCACAATTTCACCTGACTCAGGACCATAAGGAGGGGGAATATTTACCACTCTATCGTTAGGGCCTGCTTTATCAACATGGCGAAATAAAAAGCGATACGGAGGCATAATACTGCCCTTCATCACGGCTTGCGGATTATATAAGTGGATCATATGCCAATCTTCACTGGGCTGGCGCGCGCCGATATTAAACAAATCCGGTCCGGTGCGCATGGTGCCCAATAAATGTGGGCGATCGTAAGTGTAATCACCCGGTACACCTGGGCGCCCCCAGCCTCTGTCTCTGTCTCCTGGCGCAAAGCTGGGATCGCGAGGCTGCTGACTGTGGCAGTATAAACAGCCATTTGCGATATAAGACTGGCGACCTACCAGCTCTTGCTCTGTATAGGGCTTTAAGTCTGGTGGCACTTGCTCAGTCGACATCTCAATGTAGGGCAGCACCACTAAGGTCATCATGGCAAGCAGCAAAATAAAAGCCGCACCTACCATTATTGCGAGAGCACGTTTCATGATGAGACCTCCTGGGCATTTACGCGAAATAAAGTCGGCTCATTTTTAGCGCGTCCACTGTGTTTAAGCATCGCCACAAAATGCACGGCAAAAACAATATGCCCTAACACCATTAAGCTACCCCCTAGAGTACGAGCTTGAAGATACGGAATCGTCATTTGCACTATTTCTAAGAACGGCGTCTTCGCATCAAGCAGCGCTAAGCCTTGTAACCAACCTGCTGTTGTCAGTGACACGAAATAAATCAAAATACCGATCGCCACTAACCAAAAATGCAAGCTGATCATGCGTCGCCATGGCCACTCCCAATCAGTTAAACGCGGCATAATGAAATACACAGCACCAAATAAGATAAAGCTTAAGAAAGCATACATCCCTAGGTGAGCATGACCCACGGTGTAATGCGTAAAGTGGGTAATAACGTTAATACTACGCAGCGCTTCCATGGAGCCTTGCAAAGACGATACCGTGTACATAAGCGCACCAATCCATACAAAACGTAAGGTAGGTGAGTCTTTGAGTCGTGAGAAATGTCCCCACATAGTGCCGTGGTGGTTAATGGCCACGGTAATGACTGGGACCGACATCATAACACTGTGCACAATCGACAAGGTCACCAACCAAGTGGGAATGGGGCCACCAATAATATGGTGAATACCTACTTGGCTATAAAACAACGCCAGTGACCAAAAACCGATTAAAGACAACTTATAAGAAATAATCGGACGACCTAAGATTTTAGGGATCAAATAATAAGCCGTACCAATCCCTAGTGGGGTAACCCATAACCCTAATACGTTATGCGCAAACCACCAGTTAACCGTGGCTCCCGTCGCACCTGGAAATAAATAAGGCGCATTAGCGATAAAAAACAAGAAGGGAAACCACACTAAAGCCGCAAGAAAATACCAGCTAGACACATACAAATGCTGAACTTTACGCTTAGCGCAGGTGACCAACAAAGGCACGGCACATAAGCCGCCGCCAAAGACAAACAAGATGTCTATTTGCCAGGGAAACTCCAACCATTCTTGGCCATCGGATAAGCCCATATTGATAGCGCCTAGGCCGAGCAGCATGCCGATATTCCAAATAACAGCCCCTGCAATGGCATATTTAGCACCGCGTAATGAGGTTTTAAATAGTCTGGGAATTAAAAATAATACCACCCCAATTCCCGCCATCGACGCCCAGCCATAAGTAACGGCGTTAAGGTGCATGGGTCGGATCCGGCCAAATGTCCACCACTGGCTATCGGCTAAAAACTCGGGATAATGCATTTTGATGGAAGAAAAAATTCCATACATTGAGCCGATAAGTAACCAGACAATGGCTGAGCTTAGCCAAGTGAGTACCGCAGATTTTGAGGAGTGATCCGCAATCCAACGAGCGGTCACTGCTTCGTGTTGCACTTTGTTTTCGCCTTGAAAAGACGAAACCTCCTCTCGTGCAGGGTCTTCTATGTGTCCTTCTTCTCCTGGTGTAAAAATGGTCCGTGCTGCCGCTTGGCTTTGACTAAATTGATTGGTGGCGATTGACCAAATCAATAGCAGTAAACCCACGGTAGACAGCAAAAAAGTGATGATAAGCAACAGTGCTATTGTCGGCGTCATAATGGATCCTATTGATTTATATGGGATGCATATTACGTTTTTTGAGTATGATAATTATTGTGAGAAAATCAAGAAGCCCATTGCGAGGTTCTCGAACGCTGCTTTCTTATCCTAGTCAAACTTAGGCTTGTTAACCATATGTAGCGGTAAAAACAAGTTGATAACATAGCAAATCAGCAAACTAACACTTTAAAAACATATTGGTCTCAATAAACTCTTTAAATAGTGCCTGCCAATACGAATTTCACTGGACAGACCAGTAACAAAAGGAAGAAATAATGAGAAAAAAAATTTTAATGTCGTGGAGTAGCGGCAAGGACAGTGCGTGGGCATTGTATTGTTTATTGCAAAACCCCGCGTTTGAGGTAGTCGGTTTATTTACCACAGTCAATGAAGAGTTTCATCGGGTAAGCATGCATGGCGTGCGCCAAGAACTGCTAAAGCTACAAGCACAAAGCGTAGACTTACCCTTAGCGATCATTAGCTTACCTAACCCTTGTAGCAACGAGCAATATAACCAAATTATGGCGAGCTTTTTGGAACAGGCAAAAAAGCGCGGCGTCACAGCCATGGCGTTTGGCGATATGTTGCTAAAAGATGTACGAGACTTTAGAGAGCAACAACTGAAAAAGCTGGGGATGGAG
This genomic window from Oceanisphaera avium contains:
- a CDS encoding porin family protein, translated to MKTFKKLSLAVCASALLIPTLSQAQGTYEGVGPKEGDREFSISGSGQSDKKFDNGSMGLSGEMGWYLNDQTVAGVRQSVGWGSVSGGSDDWSGGTRGYIDYHFGQAEFRPFVGANLGYKYYNHAKNSGVAGLELGAKYYVLPSTFVQARAEYGFLFDSKNSAKDNSSNGSWEYTVGMGYNF
- a CDS encoding heavy metal translocating P-type ATPase — protein: MSASPLLEGEELSSLEPAHSVVLMVEGMRCASCAIAVEARLKRQANVSDAAVNFAADIAMISWQDKKPDINQLKRAVARLGYQLHTSIDPKRSAEQALKMRKQLQLRLAVAVVFGMWSMMPAILLYLAPFGTVEPEFMWPLALASGLFAFPVLVYSASHFYRVGWRTFIAGSPGLDSLITLAVWAAVIISCWRLYQGSAHVYFDAAVMLITFQLVARLLDTSVRRRASEVVRRYLQDMPARVQVLDEHGNESTLAIEEVTLGQRIRLNSAQQLALDGVVETGSGQADLSLLTGEHEPQMLNEGDELLAGCTLIEGCVTLIVTATQGERRIDRLSQSISRVLSKKTALQQLTDRIARWLIPTILIAGGLAIALSLFQGLNITQALGRAVAVLIVSCPCALSLAIPLVITMGHARMINNGIILRDPAALETAADSKVVVFDKTGTLTTDTPSVSRVIPTYKWTEPRLLQLAASIMQDSVHPVAKGLHAYFITNTASAVPALNDSGERQSLAGLGTQWHSAQGLALAGRATWLAQQGVDIPKVSEGGMQLHLSLAGEYAGCIEFEETLRPEAVSVLRTLQARDYAIYLLSGDTAQACSAIASRLNIPSAQVLAERSPEQKHRFIEALERKTKVCFVGDGLNDGLALAAAGLGIAVGQANSATGLAAAIYLPNGIEQVPTSLRLAKRARKLMYENLFWALAYNGCVIPMAIIGWIHPVIAAVAMSLSSLCVLLNSARMQGETPYREET
- a CDS encoding c-type cytochrome, with product MMSQDEHRAQRREAPEPEEGARGVPKLVIVWIVCLIVWGVGYYAWQIGKPMLGGDSRSVPVVAETGADAGGGPDGGAIYSANCSACHQATGMGIPGAFPPLAGSEWLLADPAIAVSIVHDGLQGAIEVAGTSYAGVMPNFSATLSNEEIAAVLSHVRSEWGNDGSAVEPALVDEHVERFGERGPWSEEELVETFGKP
- a CDS encoding cbb3-type cytochrome c oxidase subunit II; this translates as MKRALAIMVGAAFILLLAMMTLVVLPYIEMSTEQVPPDLKPYTEQELVGRQSYIANGCLYCHSQQPRDPSFAPGDRDRGWGRPGVPGDYTYDRPHLLGTMRTGPDLFNIGARQPSEDWHMIHLYNPQAVMKGSIMPPYRFLFRHVDKAGPNDRVVNIPPPYGPESGEIVATEEAKALVAYLLSLDHTYPAPTLPQSEPKPDADKE
- a CDS encoding cbb3-type cytochrome c oxidase subunit I; translated protein: MTPTIALLLIITFLLSTVGLLLLIWSIATNQFSQSQAAARTIFTPGEEGHIEDPAREEVSSFQGENKVQHEAVTARWIADHSSKSAVLTWLSSAIVWLLIGSMYGIFSSIKMHYPEFLADSQWWTFGRIRPMHLNAVTYGWASMAGIGVVLFLIPRLFKTSLRGAKYAIAGAVIWNIGMLLGLGAINMGLSDGQEWLEFPWQIDILFVFGGGLCAVPLLVTCAKRKVQHLYVSSWYFLAALVWFPFLFFIANAPYLFPGATGATVNWWFAHNVLGLWVTPLGIGTAYYLIPKILGRPIISYKLSLIGFWSLALFYSQVGIHHIIGGPIPTWLVTLSIVHSVMMSVPVITVAINHHGTMWGHFSRLKDSPTLRFVWIGALMYTVSSLQGSMEALRSINVITHFTHYTVGHAHLGMYAFLSFILFGAVYFIMPRLTDWEWPWRRMISLHFWLVAIGILIYFVSLTTAGWLQGLALLDAKTPFLEIVQMTIPYLQARTLGGSLMVLGHIVFAVHFVAMLKHSGRAKNEPTLFRVNAQEVSS
- a CDS encoding adenine nucleotide alpha hydrolase, with product MMRKKILMSWSSGKDSAWALYCLLQNPAFEVVGLFTTVNEEFHRVSMHGVRQELLKLQAQSVDLPLAIISLPNPCSNEQYNQIMASFLEQAKKRGVTAMAFGDMLLKDVRDFREQQLKKLGMEAIFPLWGLNTHLIPYDMVNAGVRALITCLDSQKIAPHVAGLELTPALLSALPNEVDPSGENGEYHTFVFDGPMFKYPLLVKVGEVITREHLVFADLLIDKACPQ